One Candidatus Niyogibacteria bacterium DNA window includes the following coding sequences:
- a CDS encoding TatD family hydrolase — MLKPRLFDTHTHLQFKAFDKDREKVIKRALESGVFCVNVGTQKDTSKAAVELAEKYNGFWAAVGLHPIHTEESYHDEQETSGVGFKSREEVFDFDFYEKLASHPKVAAIGECGFDYYRTTPESRVKQEGAFRAQVRLAKKIGKPLMLHCRPSQNPDKSFSNAFRRRLANCRKISGLRILFVFYRRNHFRPAI, encoded by the coding sequence ATGTTAAAACCACGGCTTTTCGACACTCATACTCATTTGCAGTTTAAGGCTTTTGACAAAGATCGCGAGAAAGTGATTAAGCGCGCGCTTGAGAGCGGGGTGTTTTGCGTCAATGTCGGAACGCAAAAAGATACTTCAAAGGCCGCGGTAGAACTTGCGGAAAAATACAACGGTTTTTGGGCCGCAGTCGGCCTTCATCCGATTCATACCGAAGAGTCATATCACGATGAACAGGAAACTTCAGGCGTTGGTTTTAAATCCCGCGAAGAAGTTTTTGATTTTGATTTTTATGAAAAATTGGCAAGCCATCCGAAAGTTGCTGCCATTGGCGAGTGCGGGTTTGATTACTACCGGACAACTCCTGAAAGTCGCGTTAAGCAAGAAGGCGCGTTTCGCGCGCAGGTTAGGCTTGCCAAAAAAATTGGAAAGCCGTTAATGCTCCATTGCCGGCCCTCGCAAAATCCGGATAAATCTTTTTCTAATGCCTTTCGCCGGCGATTGGCAAATTGCCGAAAAATTTCTGGACTTAGGATTTTATTTGTCTTTTACCGGCGTAATCACTTTCGCCCGGCAATATGA
- a CDS encoding TatD family hydrolase — protein MPFAGDWQIAEKFLDLGFYLSFTGVITFARQYDEVLKKMPLDRLMIETDAPYVAPAPYRGQRNEPLYVEEIAKKIAVLRGVSFEKIAEAIVQNAIKFFGIS, from the coding sequence ATGCCTTTCGCCGGCGATTGGCAAATTGCCGAAAAATTTCTGGACTTAGGATTTTATTTGTCTTTTACCGGCGTAATCACTTTCGCCCGGCAATATGACGAAGTCCTTAAAAAAATGCCGCTGGACAGATTAATGATTGAAACTGACGCGCCTTACGTGGCGCCGGCGCCGTATCGGGGCCAGCGCAATGAACCGCTTTATGTGGAAGAAATCGCCAAAAAAATCGCTGTTTTGCGCGGCGTTTCTTTTGAAAAAATAGCGGAAGCCATTGTCCAAAACGCCATAAAATTTTTTGGCATTTCTTAA
- a CDS encoding DeoR family transcriptional regulator: MDPRQYIQERTQKITEALYRVTDLFSDKEPIKWLLRKKGIDIFNCLSFLDDNSPDRRLKNIEIVSGSISSILRVLDIASAGAFISAVNFEVLQREYRALVDFINHSKKDILPSPTAFLSDSVLKIVSSENNSKESPDKGHSNGQKGQVGINNFFNGQALIVKDIKKINNNKENSNNSNNLEIKNNVKIKSQIIANTNTTDTIKIRQLMNNNKKNVPYNDDNDEIEIKFNRQKKILEFVKNNGWVGAREVSVMFNKNISEKTVQRDLIAMADSGILRKAGDKRWRRYAVV; encoded by the coding sequence ATGGATCCCCGCCAATATATTCAAGAGCGGACCCAAAAAATAACCGAAGCATTATATAGAGTGACGGATTTGTTTTCAGACAAAGAACCGATTAAGTGGCTTTTGAGAAAGAAAGGAATTGATATCTTTAACTGCTTAAGTTTTTTAGACGATAATTCTCCGGATCGGCGGTTGAAAAATATTGAAATTGTCTCTGGATCAATCAGCAGTATTTTACGTGTTTTAGATATTGCTTCAGCTGGCGCTTTTATTTCTGCCGTTAATTTTGAGGTCTTACAGCGAGAATATCGGGCTTTGGTTGATTTTATCAATCATAGTAAAAAAGACATTTTACCGTCTCCAACTGCTTTTTTGTCTGATTCTGTTTTAAAAATAGTTTCTTCGGAAAATAATTCTAAAGAATCTCCTGATAAAGGACATTCTAATGGACAAAAAGGACAGGTTGGCATAAATAATTTCTTTAATGGACAGGCTTTAATTGTTAAAGATATTAAGAAAATCAATAATAATAAAGAAAACAGCAATAACAGCAATAATTTAGAAATAAAAAATAATGTAAAGATTAAAAGCCAAATTATAGCAAATACGAATACGACAGATACGATAAAAATAAGGCAATTAATGAATAACAACAAAAAGAATGTTCCTTATAATGATGATAACGATGAAATTGAAATCAAGTTTAATAGACAAAAGAAAATATTGGAATTCGTAAAAAATAACGGTTGGGTGGGAGCGAGAGAGGTGTCTGTTATGTTTAATAAAAATATCAGCGAAAAGACTGTTCAGAGAGATTTAATCGCGATGGCGGATTCAGGTATTTTAAGGAAAGCCGGTGATAAGCGTTGGCGCCGATATGCCGTAGTGTAA
- a CDS encoding peptidoglycan-binding protein, translating into MSNLRKRGGIKGKIVSTLLITATTTIWLSGAMMLAPLAVQADAVSDLQAQIASLLAQINTLQSQLTTLQGGTTTAACSFSRDLTLGAKGDDVKCLQNYLIGTGHYSFSGGATGYFGSVTKSAVSAWQAANGVSPAAGYFGSISKAKYSSVAAMTPTTPTTPTTPTTPTTVVTGSGLKVEAGVQPSGSLAPDNATRIPFTVVKFTAGSADVTVDSLVVERTGLANDAVFAGVVLLDEKGVQLGVAKTLNSVHQATLTEDFVVKAGQSRTMTIGGNRADTSTYAGQIAYLNLVGVNTVGGAAVSGVLPISGAGHTVNESLSIGSVTMLRGATDPGANQSKEVGLTGYTFSAIRVTAGSAEKVYLESVRWYQSGSASKDDLANLKVIADDKEYTPMVSSDGKYYTASFGNGTAGILIDKGFSKDISIKGDIAAGSARTIAFDIAKRTDLGLKGETYGYGLTAPQTNSCVGSTGTACFTNTEDPWYDSAIVTISAGTMTVSNSTSVAAQNVSINQANQILGAVSVDVRGESITVGAMDFNVTLGSEGTDADVNDITSVSLYDANGAVVAGPVDGSATPDTTGASSIGGDGVITFTDSVTFPSGVHIYTLKGKLGTDITNNVTITASTTPSTQWTTVTGQTTGVTITPSPTSAITLSAMTAKTGALTVSVSTIPIAQTVIAGADQFLFANYILDSTASGEDVRLTTIPLAYDVVTAAATELTSCKLYDGSTAVTTGSNIVNPSETGSGTSFTFDGSGLVVSKGTSKTISLKCNVASSISAGDIFRWGINNGQSYTGATGVTSGQTIGETFTDSIGQDMTGATGGSLAVTLDTDSPGYVIVNAGATGVILGKIRFAASNEEIDLKQVALEITSAASNTPVDLVGRQVTLWDGSTQVGTAVFPTGDNATSSVITNFRIPRDGAKVLTIKGDIAAMGVSGPLTGSGDLLIVGYDGNNVGLNGNYGTGVASGNTINGGTTDRNPSGVRIMKSYPTLAKISVPNSGSLTVGTQSGKSLYRFSVKANNGDVALYKWSFSIGSSSVQATTSTYGLYVFTDSGFSTNDTAFTSDGLINYGNCVNGRADVTNVTRAAGANNSPITVEVYPDKGTTACTATTTYIVPAGITRYFEFRGTVANVESITGVETISVTLDGDAAYTTNLGAGGGGNVAGNMFTASTTDRGADNDFIWSPISTTTANAIYDLDFTNGYNVSGLPGTSMTVEYFTSPN; encoded by the coding sequence ATGAGTAATTTAAGAAAGAGAGGCGGAATCAAGGGAAAAATTGTTTCCACTCTCTTAATAACTGCAACTACAACTATTTGGTTGTCGGGCGCGATGATGCTTGCTCCGTTAGCGGTTCAGGCCGACGCGGTTTCTGATCTGCAGGCGCAAATTGCGTCATTGCTCGCCCAAATCAACACTTTGCAATCGCAACTTACAACGTTGCAAGGCGGGACAACCACAGCTGCTTGCTCATTTTCCCGTGACCTTACTTTAGGCGCGAAGGGCGATGATGTGAAATGTTTGCAGAATTATTTGATCGGTACCGGCCACTATAGTTTTAGCGGCGGGGCAACCGGTTATTTCGGTTCTGTAACTAAATCAGCGGTTAGCGCTTGGCAAGCCGCTAATGGAGTTTCCCCGGCTGCCGGATATTTTGGCTCTATTTCCAAGGCAAAATATTCTTCGGTCGCGGCAATGACTCCGACTACTCCTACCACTCCGACTACCCCCACCACTCCGACGACGGTTGTTACCGGTTCGGGTTTGAAGGTTGAAGCGGGAGTCCAGCCCAGCGGAAGTTTGGCGCCGGACAATGCCACCAGAATTCCTTTCACGGTTGTGAAATTTACAGCCGGCAGTGCTGACGTGACTGTTGATTCATTAGTTGTTGAAAGAACTGGCTTGGCAAATGACGCCGTGTTTGCCGGAGTCGTGCTTTTGGACGAAAAAGGCGTTCAGCTTGGCGTGGCTAAGACTTTGAATTCTGTCCATCAAGCAACCTTGACGGAAGATTTTGTGGTTAAAGCCGGACAAAGCCGGACTATGACTATTGGCGGCAATCGCGCTGATACTTCCACTTATGCCGGACAGATCGCTTACCTGAATTTGGTGGGCGTTAATACTGTCGGCGGAGCGGCGGTCAGCGGCGTTCTTCCGATTTCCGGAGCCGGCCATACCGTTAACGAATCTTTGAGCATTGGTTCAGTAACCATGCTTCGCGGCGCCACTGATCCGGGCGCTAATCAGAGCAAGGAAGTTGGCCTGACCGGTTATACTTTCTCGGCGATTCGCGTTACCGCTGGATCAGCGGAAAAAGTTTATCTTGAATCAGTTCGCTGGTATCAATCCGGTTCTGCTTCCAAAGACGACCTTGCCAATCTTAAGGTTATCGCGGATGATAAGGAATATACTCCTATGGTCAGTTCTGACGGAAAATATTACACCGCCAGTTTTGGCAATGGGACAGCCGGCATTTTGATTGACAAAGGATTTTCCAAAGATATTTCCATTAAAGGCGATATTGCCGCCGGATCAGCCCGCACTATTGCTTTTGATATTGCCAAGAGAACTGATCTTGGTTTGAAAGGAGAAACTTACGGTTATGGCTTGACCGCTCCGCAGACTAACTCTTGTGTCGGGAGCACGGGTACTGCTTGTTTCACCAATACTGAAGATCCCTGGTATGATTCCGCGATCGTGACTATTTCCGCCGGAACAATGACTGTTTCCAATTCCACTTCCGTGGCCGCCCAAAACGTCTCCATTAACCAAGCTAATCAAATTTTAGGCGCGGTTAGCGTTGATGTCAGAGGCGAATCAATTACCGTGGGCGCGATGGACTTTAACGTTACGCTTGGTTCGGAAGGAACAGATGCGGATGTTAACGACATTACCAGCGTTTCTTTATATGATGCGAACGGCGCGGTAGTGGCTGGTCCGGTTGACGGCAGCGCCACTCCTGACACGACCGGCGCTTCCAGCATTGGTGGCGACGGCGTGATTACCTTTACCGATTCGGTTACTTTTCCGTCCGGCGTTCATATTTACACCTTAAAAGGCAAATTAGGAACGGATATTACCAATAATGTGACGATTACCGCTTCCACTACGCCAAGCACTCAATGGACTACGGTTACCGGCCAGACCACTGGCGTAACCATTACGCCCAGCCCGACTTCAGCTATTACTTTGAGTGCGATGACCGCGAAAACCGGCGCATTGACTGTGTCTGTTTCTACTATTCCGATTGCTCAAACCGTGATTGCCGGCGCTGACCAATTCCTGTTTGCAAACTACATTTTGGATTCAACTGCTTCCGGAGAAGATGTCCGATTAACAACTATTCCTTTGGCTTATGATGTGGTAACCGCCGCCGCGACCGAACTGACCAGCTGTAAACTTTATGACGGCTCTACGGCGGTAACAACCGGTTCAAACATTGTTAATCCATCCGAGACTGGTTCAGGAACTTCCTTTACCTTTGACGGTTCTGGTTTGGTTGTCAGCAAAGGCACTTCCAAGACCATTAGTTTGAAATGTAATGTTGCTTCCAGCATCAGCGCGGGCGATATTTTCAGATGGGGAATCAATAACGGCCAATCTTACACCGGCGCGACCGGCGTAACCAGCGGCCAGACTATTGGTGAAACTTTTACTGATTCCATTGGCCAGGATATGACCGGCGCGACTGGCGGCAGTTTGGCGGTAACGCTTGATACTGATAGCCCGGGCTATGTTATTGTTAATGCCGGCGCCACTGGCGTAATTCTTGGCAAAATCAGATTTGCGGCGAGTAATGAAGAAATTGATCTTAAGCAAGTTGCTTTGGAAATAACGAGCGCCGCTTCCAACACGCCGGTTGATTTAGTAGGCAGGCAAGTAACCTTATGGGACGGCTCTACTCAAGTTGGGACAGCCGTATTCCCGACTGGTGATAATGCCACTTCCAGCGTAATCACTAATTTCAGAATTCCGCGCGATGGCGCGAAAGTCCTTACGATTAAAGGTGATATTGCCGCGATGGGCGTTTCCGGACCTTTGACTGGTTCCGGCGACCTCTTAATTGTCGGTTATGACGGAAATAATGTCGGCCTTAACGGCAATTATGGAACTGGTGTTGCTTCCGGAAATACTATCAACGGCGGGACAACTGATAGAAATCCGTCAGGAGTGCGTATTATGAAATCTTATCCGACCTTGGCAAAGATTTCAGTGCCGAACAGCGGATCTCTAACCGTTGGAACACAATCCGGCAAGAGTCTTTATCGATTCAGCGTAAAAGCTAATAATGGAGATGTGGCTTTGTATAAATGGTCATTCTCGATTGGCTCTTCTTCGGTTCAAGCTACTACTTCCACTTATGGCCTGTATGTTTTCACTGATAGCGGTTTCTCCACTAATGATACTGCTTTTACTTCAGACGGTCTGATTAACTATGGAAATTGCGTGAATGGAAGAGCAGATGTGACTAACGTTACTAGAGCTGCTGGCGCCAATAACAGTCCAATCACGGTTGAAGTTTATCCTGACAAAGGTACAACCGCTTGCACCGCGACCACTACTTATATTGTTCCAGCAGGAATTACCAGGTACTTTGAATTTAGAGGCACGGTTGCTAACGTAGAATCTATAACTGGCGTAGAAACGATTAGTGTGACACTTGACGGTGATGCCGCATACACTACAAATCTTGGCGCAGGAGGAGGAGGAAATGTTGCTGGCAATATGTTCACGGCTTCTACTACAGACAGAGGCGCAGATAATGACTTTATCTGGTCGCCGATTTCCACTACGACCGCGAATGCCATTTATGATCTTGACTTCACTAATGGTTACAATGTTTCCGGTTTGCCGGGTACCAGTATGACTGTTGAATACTTCACCAGTCCTAACTAA
- a CDS encoding aminotransferase class IV — translation MEKIYMISQNEVLPIEEADICVGNRNIFSLFKKIVSGETMERGFSPFEVMEARGSVCFKLAEHLERLFYSVKFCRIKIPYSIDELSLFIAKALESAGLKESILRLDVILGEEGAAEPLIFLIKIRLKKEKKPLALKTFEFSRIMPNLKVSGGYVYAQIEKRSSPDYDDILYFTPKQYGHFFTETSRGNFFAIFWSGISNKYYVHGAKSSSILQGITYRTLLKIDSISDKFIFTNNGIHLDGLKFIKEAFITSSSNRIIPIRKIDEHFLDIGTDGKGGPITSRLSELFDAYVDDYYQQKIKL, via the coding sequence ATGGAAAAAATTTATATGATCAGCCAGAACGAAGTTCTTCCAATTGAGGAAGCTGATATTTGCGTCGGCAACAGAAATATTTTTTCTCTTTTTAAAAAAATTGTTTCCGGCGAAACAATGGAACGCGGTTTTAGTCCCTTTGAAGTGATGGAGGCGAGAGGGTCGGTTTGTTTTAAATTAGCCGAACATTTGGAACGGCTCTTTTATTCAGTAAAATTCTGCCGGATAAAAATTCCTTACAGCATTGATGAATTGTCTCTTTTTATCGCCAAGGCTTTGGAAAGCGCCGGCTTAAAAGAATCAATTCTCCGTTTGGATGTTATTTTAGGCGAAGAAGGCGCGGCTGAACCGCTTATTTTTCTGATAAAGATCCGATTAAAAAAAGAAAAAAAACCGCTGGCTCTTAAAACTTTTGAATTTTCAAGAATAATGCCGAATTTAAAAGTTTCCGGCGGATATGTTTATGCTCAGATAGAAAAACGATCTTCTCCTGATTACGATGATATTTTGTATTTTACGCCAAAACAATACGGACATTTTTTTACGGAAACATCCCGAGGAAATTTTTTCGCGATATTCTGGTCTGGCATAAGCAACAAATATTATGTTCACGGAGCAAAATCTTCAAGTATTCTTCAAGGAATTACCTACCGGACATTATTGAAAATAGATTCTATATCCGATAAATTTATTTTTACAAATAACGGAATACATTTAGACGGATTAAAGTTTATCAAAGAAGCGTTCATTACTTCTTCTTCAAACCGGATTATTCCCATAAGGAAAATAGATGAACATTTTTTAGATATAGGAACAGATGGTAAAGGCGGTCCCATTACCAGCCGGCTAAGCGAGCTTTTTGATGCTTATGTTGATGATTATTATCAACAAAAAATTAAATTATAA
- the rsmI gene encoding 16S rRNA (cytidine(1402)-2'-O)-methyltransferase yields MPILYVIATPIGNLKDITLRALEVLRAVDFIICEDTRVTRKLLAHYQISKPLVSYHQYSKLKSCQKIADFLKTGKSAALVSDAGTPGISDPGARLIDFIRRELPAVRLIAVPGPSALIAAASVSGINTDKFLFLGFPPRKKGRQKFFKRIQESVEPVIFYESTHRVAKAFAELAAVLGDTAEIAVAREITKIYEEIWRGVLKDAAAHFINERQRGEFVIIIP; encoded by the coding sequence ATGCCGATACTTTATGTTATTGCGACGCCAATCGGGAATTTAAAAGACATTACGCTTCGGGCATTGGAGGTTTTGCGCGCGGTGGATTTTATAATTTGCGAAGATACGCGGGTGACGCGAAAACTTCTGGCGCATTATCAAATTTCAAAGCCGCTTGTTTCTTATCATCAATATTCCAAATTAAAATCCTGCCAAAAAATCGCCGATTTTTTAAAAACGGGAAAAAGCGCGGCTTTAGTCAGCGATGCCGGCACGCCGGGCATTTCCGATCCGGGCGCGCGCTTGATTGATTTTATCAGGCGTGAACTGCCCGCGGTTCGCCTGATTGCCGTGCCGGGCCCTTCGGCTTTGATTGCTGCGGCGTCTGTTTCCGGTATAAATACGGATAAATTTCTTTTTCTCGGTTTTCCGCCGCGCAAAAAAGGCCGCCAGAAATTTTTTAAGCGGATTCAGGAAAGCGTTGAGCCGGTTATTTTTTATGAATCCACGCATCGCGTGGCAAAAGCGTTCGCGGAATTAGCCGCAGTATTGGGCGACACGGCGGAAATCGCGGTTGCCCGCGAGATTACTAAAATTTACGAGGAAATTTGGCGCGGCGTTCTAAAAGACGCGGCCGCGCATTTTATCAATGAGCGTCAAAGAGGAGAATTCGTGATAATTATCCCTTGA
- a CDS encoding 50S ribosomal protein L10 encodes MTITRAKKEEIIKDIHSKLEKSQISIFVNFHGLSVKDVSELRNNLRKDTIDYKVAKKTLINRALDGFGFSGEKPPLEGELALVLGYDDAVAPARNLFSFVKKHKESVKILGGVFEKAYINESMVSALAVIPPRDTLLGQFVNVINSPVQGMVGALSGVMRNFVSVLGQIKKEIKK; translated from the coding sequence ATGACTATCACTCGCGCGAAAAAAGAAGAAATTATCAAAGATATCCATTCTAAACTGGAAAAATCGCAGATTTCCATATTCGTTAATTTTCACGGGCTTAGCGTAAAAGATGTTTCAGAATTAAGAAATAATCTTAGAAAAGACACCATTGATTATAAGGTGGCGAAAAAAACTTTGATTAATCGCGCGCTGGACGGTTTTGGTTTTAGCGGAGAAAAACCGCCGCTGGAAGGGGAATTGGCTTTAGTTTTGGGGTATGATGACGCGGTGGCGCCAGCCCGGAATCTTTTTTCTTTCGTAAAAAAACACAAGGAAAGCGTTAAGATTTTAGGCGGCGTGTTTGAAAAAGCTTATATTAACGAAAGCATGGTTTCAGCATTGGCGGTTATTCCGCCGCGCGATACGCTTTTAGGCCAGTTTGTTAATGTTATTAATTCGCCGGTTCAAGGCATGGTCGGAGCTTTGAGCGGAGTAATGAGGAATTTTGTCAGTGTTTTAGGACAAATCAAAAAAGAAATTAAGAAATAA
- the rplL gene encoding 50S ribosomal protein L7/L12: MTEETKKEEKNEEVIAVPAKFKEIVEKVEQMSVLDLSELVKVLEKKFGVSAAMPMMMAGAAAPAAGEAAGEEKTSFNVELKAAGGQKIQVIKAVRELTGLGLKESKDLVDAAPKMIKEGLKKEEAEELKKKLEAAGATVEIK; the protein is encoded by the coding sequence ATGACCGAAGAAACAAAAAAAGAAGAAAAAAATGAAGAAGTTATAGCCGTACCGGCTAAATTCAAGGAAATCGTGGAAAAAGTGGAGCAGATGAGCGTGCTTGATCTTTCGGAATTGGTTAAAGTTTTGGAGAAAAAATTCGGCGTCTCGGCGGCTATGCCGATGATGATGGCGGGCGCCGCGGCGCCGGCGGCCGGCGAAGCCGCGGGAGAAGAAAAAACTTCTTTTAACGTGGAGCTAAAAGCGGCTGGCGGCCAGAAAATTCAGGTGATTAAAGCGGTGCGCGAATTAACCGGTTTAGGCTTAAAAGAATCCAAGGATTTGGTGGATGCCGCGCCGAAAATGATTAAAGAAGGCCTTAAAAAAGAAGAAGCGGAAGAGCTTAAGAAAAAACTGGAAGCCGCGGGAGCAACGGTGGAGATTAAATGA